A portion of the Stigmatella aurantiaca DW4/3-1 genome contains these proteins:
- a CDS encoding short-chain fatty acid transporter: METLVRIAEGLGRFSARFVPSAFAIAVLLSLLTMGMAIGWAGAAPEAVLSGWGSGFWELLTFSMQMALVMFTGYLLALTAPVRKGLEWLAGLAKGPRGAVALMAFVSMALAYLNWGLSLVASAMLVRFVARRRPEVDYRLLVACAYFGLGATWHSGLSASAPLLVATPGHFLEKQLGVLSIDRTLFSPFNLGLTVAVVAGLTLLAWALHPKPENTVRVDPAVLEKLGDFVPPERPADRSLAVWLDHTRWLNLVFGVLGLLWFARHLALNGGWRALNLNVVNFLFLVLAVLLHGTPARLLKASEEAGGVLHGIVLQFPLYAGIYGIFKTTGLTDQIGELFVSMSTKDTFPAVVYLYSGVVNYFVPSGGSKWAIEAPYLLNAAGTLGVEPEKVVLAYAWGDMATDLIQPFWALPLLTVARLEFKDILGFLLLAFLLYLPFVTAAFFLFG, encoded by the coding sequence ATGGAAACCCTGGTTCGCATCGCGGAGGGCCTCGGCCGCTTCTCCGCGCGCTTCGTGCCCAGCGCCTTCGCCATCGCGGTCCTGCTCAGCCTGCTGACCATGGGGATGGCCATCGGCTGGGCTGGGGCGGCGCCCGAGGCGGTGCTGAGCGGCTGGGGCAGCGGCTTCTGGGAACTGCTCACCTTCTCCATGCAGATGGCCCTGGTGATGTTCACCGGTTACCTGCTGGCGCTCACCGCGCCGGTGCGCAAGGGGCTGGAGTGGCTCGCGGGGCTGGCGAAGGGGCCTCGCGGCGCGGTGGCGCTGATGGCATTCGTGTCCATGGCGCTGGCGTACCTCAACTGGGGCCTGTCGCTGGTGGCGAGCGCCATGCTGGTGCGCTTTGTGGCGCGGCGGCGGCCGGAGGTGGACTACCGGCTGCTGGTGGCGTGCGCCTACTTCGGGCTGGGGGCCACGTGGCACTCGGGGCTGTCCGCCTCGGCCCCGCTGCTCGTCGCCACCCCAGGCCACTTCCTGGAGAAGCAGCTCGGGGTGCTGTCCATTGACCGGACGCTCTTCTCGCCCTTCAACCTGGGCCTTACGGTGGCGGTGGTGGCGGGGCTGACGCTGCTGGCGTGGGCGCTGCACCCGAAGCCTGAGAACACGGTGCGCGTGGACCCGGCCGTGCTGGAGAAGCTGGGAGACTTCGTGCCACCGGAGCGCCCGGCGGACCGGAGCCTCGCGGTGTGGCTGGACCACACGCGGTGGCTCAACCTCGTGTTCGGGGTGCTGGGGCTGCTGTGGTTCGCGCGGCACCTGGCGCTCAACGGCGGCTGGAGGGCCCTCAACCTCAACGTGGTGAACTTCCTGTTCCTGGTGCTGGCGGTGCTGCTGCATGGCACCCCGGCGCGGCTGCTCAAGGCCAGCGAGGAGGCCGGCGGCGTGCTGCACGGCATCGTCCTCCAGTTCCCCCTGTACGCGGGCATCTACGGCATCTTCAAGACCACGGGGCTGACGGATCAGATTGGCGAGCTGTTCGTCTCGATGTCCACGAAGGACACGTTTCCCGCCGTCGTCTACCTTTATAGCGGGGTGGTGAACTACTTCGTCCCCTCGGGCGGCTCGAAGTGGGCCATCGAGGCGCCGTATCTGTTGAACGCGGCCGGGACGCTGGGAGTGGAACCCGAGAAGGTGGTGCTCGCCTATGCCTGGGGAGACATGGCCACGGACCTCATCCAACCGTTCTGGGCACTGCCCCTGCTGACAGTGGCCCGGCTGGAGTTCAAAGACATCCTCGGGTTCCTCCTCCTAGCGTTCCTGCTCTATCTGCCTTTTGTCACCGCGGCCTTCTTCCTCTTCGGGTGA
- a CDS encoding DUF5011 domain-containing protein, giving the protein MPAHVAVAPSALTPSGEISVPPIHPLATQDQVTPVLAAGNGVYLVAWTEYIGNTIQLVAARVRASDGAVLDSSPIHIDAQPLPAGRVTDPAVSFDGTHFLVVYSKLEPSNRFYNEDIWGKRVRALDGAVVDSTPIRISNIANSDDTRHPTVIFNGTYYLVLWETLAYPSWGLYGAYVSPAGQLTAPSSFQVTSNVFSPQLAFGSGSDSLGVWTEGSQGKIVVGWFSGTAPLAILTFTVTESGGSNPAIAYNGDTFLVVWNEAGGIVKARRVRLSQVKGQPFSDTSFLVGEGATSPAVVSADPQSFLVTHHATRNGVAQLVSTRVLPDGVVPPNAEQTLATTPSTERPAFASLGTVQKAVAYKQYGPSTSYSRIKVRLVEDAQVEACTAGQPAVSLNGAATLTLECGSGPYVDPGAQAFNGCGAPLSVTAYNAGNDSFGSGPNTGAEGTYSVSYAAWDSTGAANAIRTVVVEDQTPPALTLKGPASSTHTCGSPWVDPGVEATDACYGNLTAQVWHTGEVNGWVEGTYTVNYTLTDSGGNSATPVTRTVEVVNCPW; this is encoded by the coding sequence CTCGTGGCGTGGACGGAATACATCGGCAATACCATCCAACTCGTCGCGGCGCGGGTGCGGGCATCCGACGGAGCCGTGCTGGATTCTTCCCCCATCCACATCGACGCGCAGCCCCTTCCCGCTGGACGCGTGACGGATCCCGCGGTCAGCTTCGATGGAACCCACTTCTTGGTGGTCTACAGCAAGCTCGAGCCCAGCAACCGCTTTTACAACGAGGACATCTGGGGGAAGCGGGTGAGGGCCTTGGATGGAGCGGTGGTCGACAGCACCCCCATTCGCATCAGCAACATCGCCAACTCCGACGACACCCGCCACCCCACGGTGATCTTCAATGGCACCTACTACCTGGTCCTCTGGGAGACGCTGGCCTACCCGAGCTGGGGGCTCTATGGGGCCTATGTGAGCCCCGCTGGCCAGCTCACGGCTCCCTCGAGCTTCCAGGTGACTTCGAATGTCTTCAGCCCTCAGCTGGCCTTCGGCTCGGGGAGCGACTCCCTGGGGGTCTGGACCGAGGGTTCTCAGGGGAAGATCGTCGTGGGCTGGTTCTCCGGGACCGCCCCCCTGGCGATTCTGACCTTCACCGTGACTGAGTCGGGGGGCAGCAACCCGGCGATTGCCTACAATGGCGACACCTTCCTGGTGGTCTGGAACGAGGCCGGTGGCATCGTGAAGGCCCGGCGGGTGAGGCTGTCACAGGTGAAGGGACAGCCGTTCAGCGACACGAGCTTCCTCGTGGGCGAGGGCGCCACCTCGCCGGCCGTCGTGAGTGCCGACCCGCAGAGCTTCCTCGTCACCCACCATGCCACGCGCAACGGAGTTGCCCAACTCGTCAGCACCCGGGTGCTCCCCGATGGGGTGGTGCCGCCTAACGCGGAGCAGACGCTGGCGACCACCCCGAGCACGGAGCGGCCCGCGTTCGCCTCCCTGGGAACGGTCCAGAAGGCGGTGGCTTACAAGCAGTACGGGCCGTCAACGAGCTACTCCCGCATCAAGGTGCGCCTTGTCGAGGACGCGCAGGTAGAGGCATGCACCGCGGGGCAGCCGGCCGTGAGCCTCAACGGCGCGGCGACGCTGACTTTGGAGTGTGGCTCGGGGCCGTATGTGGACCCGGGGGCCCAGGCGTTCAACGGCTGTGGGGCCCCGCTGTCCGTGACGGCGTACAACGCGGGCAATGACTCCTTCGGATCGGGCCCGAACACGGGCGCGGAGGGCACCTACTCCGTCTCGTATGCGGCCTGGGATTCCACGGGTGCCGCCAATGCCATCCGGACCGTGGTGGTGGAGGATCAGACGCCCCCGGCGCTGACGCTCAAGGGCCCGGCCTCGTCCACGCACACGTGCGGCAGCCCGTGGGTGGACCCCGGCGTGGAGGCGACGGACGCGTGCTACGGCAACCTCACGGCCCAGGTGTGGCACACGGGCGAGGTGAATGGCTGGGTGGAGGGCACCTATACGGTGAACTACACGCTGACCGACAGTGGCGGAAACAGCGCCACGCCCGTCACACGCACCGTCGAAGTCGTCAACTGCCCCTGGTAG